A window from Festucalex cinctus isolate MCC-2025b chromosome 4, RoL_Fcin_1.0, whole genome shotgun sequence encodes these proteins:
- the chst1 gene encoding carbohydrate sulfotransferase 1, whose protein sequence is MQCSWKAVIVLALASIAIQYTAIRTLTSKPFQLCTLPSPQNCGLGDQETEPPFERGAGGCEDYPYFYMNASRKTHILVLATTRSGSSFVGQLFNQHQEVFYLFEPLYHVQTTLIPRLSHSHNTADRRVMLGASRDLLRSLYGCDLYFLESYIKPTPTNHTTDKLFRRGASRALCQQPVCDAFGPADVNVEEGDCVKKCTLLNMTLATEACREKRHVAIKIVRVPEIGDLRALLEDPRLNIKVIQLVRDPRGILSSRIETFRDTYRLWRIWRATGRKPYNLDLSQLTVVCEDYRSSVSTGLSHPYWLKGKYMLVRYEDLAKNPLHKTKEIYDYLGLPMDKNVEDWIHANTRGSNEPSAKHKFGTVRDSAANAESWRLKLSYDMVEYTQAVCQKVLHQLGYKAVRSVEELKNMSISLVQDKTFVPFL, encoded by the coding sequence ATGCAATGTTCCTGGAAGGCAGTGATCGTGCTGGCCTTGGCCTCCATCGCCATCCAGTACACGGCCATCCGTACGCTCACCTCCAAGCCTTTCCAGTTGTGCACATTGCCCAGCCCACAGAACTGCGGTCTGGGGGATCAGGAGACCGAACCCCCCTTTgaacgaggagcaggaggctgTGAAGATTACCCTTACTTTTACATGAACGCATCCCGCAAAACCCATATCCTGGTTTTGGCCACCACCCGTAGCGGCTCCTCCTTTGTTGGGCAACTTTTCAACCAACACCAAGAGGTTTTTTACCTGTTTGAGCCTCTTTATCATGTCCAGACCACACTGATCCCCCGCCTGTCCCACAGCCACAACACTGCAGACCGCCGTGTGATGCTGGGGGCTAGCCGAGACCTCTTGAGAAGCCTGTATGGTTGCGACCTGTATTTCCTTGAGAGCTACATCAAACCAACTCCCACAAACCACACCACAGACAAACTTTTCCGCCGTGGCGCGAGCCGAGCGTTGTGCCAGCAACCTGTATGTGACGCCTTCGGCCCCGCCGACGTTAATGTGGAAGAGGGGGACTGCGTTAAGAAATGTACACTTCTCAACATGACCTTGGCAACTGAAGCCTGTCGGGAGAAACGGCATGTGGCCATCAAGATTGTCCGTGTGCCAGAGATTGGGGACTTGCGCGCCTTGTTGGAGGACCCCAGACTGAATATTAAAGTGATCCAACTTGTCAGAGACCCTCGTGGTATCCTATCATCCCGGATCGAGACGTTCAGGGATACATACAGGCTGTGGCGTATATGGAGGGCCACAGGACGAAAGCCCTATAATCTGGACTTGAGTCAGCTCACTGTTGTCTGTGAAGACTACCGAAGCTCGGTTTCAACTGGTCTCAGCCATCCATATTGGTTGAAAGGGAAATATATGTTGGTTCGTTATGAAGATTTGGCAAAGAACCCACTCCACAAGACGAAGGAGATCTATGACTATCTGGGGCTGCCCATGGATAAAAATGTGGAAGACTGGATACACGCGAACACTCGCGGCAGCAATGAGCCATCGGCGAAACACAAATTCGGTACAGTACGAGACTCCGCGGCAAATGCGGAGAGTTGGCGCTTGAAACTCTCTTATGACATGGTAGAATACACTCAGGCCGTGTGTCAAAAGGTTCTCCACCAACTCGGATACAAGGCAGTGAGGTCAGTCGAGGAACTGAAAAATATGTCGATCTCACTGGTGCAAGACAAAACCTTTGTACCCTTTTTGTAA